gacgggttgacccgaacccgacccgccaacctgatttagacccgaattgccacccctaatttCTACTAGGAACTAAATATGAGGCCaagatcttttcttttctaatggTCATAATTTTTAGGTCAGGATTTGGCGTGACTCAGATATGCAGGTTAACCGTACAAGATTAGATGGCTGGCAAGGTCAAGTTGCCATTACCTCACCAATTTGAGCCAAGTAGACGAGTTGGAGCCCATCTTCTTGCTACggatttttttgagaaaaatgcagtttttgTACCTAAACTATGACGCAGGAGCGGTTTTAGTCCCCAAATTTTGGACGAAAGCAAATGTGGTACCCaatctttcaaattttgagcacattaagtACCTTTGacgattttttctcaaattgccATTGGAAAAAGTCATGTGACAGTCACATGTCCGGCCACCATTGTATGAAAAATAgccaaaaaaatgtcaaatgccattctaatactaaatattaaatttaaggaCTAATAACGTAATAAACAAAAAATCCAAGGACCCAAGGACTAAATAACATCATGagtcaattaaaaaataaaagaagaagacaacATCACATAGTGTCTGTTTCGTTCCTCTTGCTTCACTCTCAAATAGAAAACCCAATTACCATCCGGGTTACTTTGGGAAAGTTGGTATGAGGTACTTCCACAAGCTCTGTAACAAATTCCATTGCCTCATTGTCAACATCGAAAAGCTCTGGTCTTTGGTTCCTCAAGAAGCTAAGGACAAAACTACCAAGGACAACGCCCCTTTGATTGATATCACCCAATTCGGATATTTTAAGGTTATGGGTAAGGGAGTTTTGCCTGAAAATCAACCTGTTGTTGTTAAGGTCAAGCTGGTTTCCAAGACTGTTGAGAAGAAGATTAAGGAAGCTGGTGGGGCTGTTGTTCTCACTGCTTAGGttgttttgtttcttggatTTACTAAGTCTGAGGTTCTATTAGTAGTATTATAATTTGGCACTTTTTTGGATTTACCCCTTTAATTTTGTTGTTATGAAATGAATGTTATTGGACCATTTTTATGGATGTTTTTAATGTTATTCAGCAGATTAATTTCTGCATTatgaatggaaaaaaaaagaattctttGGGATTGATGTACTGGAATTGGAGCTCATTTGTGACTTGATTATGTACTGGAATTAGTCAAGTACAAGCCTTGTTCAAGCATGGATATTACGTGATTATGCTAAACAAAAGACCATGCCCTGTTTTAACATGGTTTTATACTAAGAGAAAACGCCGAACCCACTAGTTTTCCAGTGCACAGAAAATGGCAGCCTGCTTTAATTGTTTCGTGAGATGAAGTTATGTAAGCGTTGCTTCCATCTGAACTTCTAACCAACTGAACAGATTGCTGCAATTTCACTTCtacatttttgtttttcaaccAGCCTAAAGTCTTGTTGGAAGCTTTGGGTCCAATAAACTCTAGCAACCTAGGTCTATCATGCACCAAAACAACCTTCTTTTCTGGAAAATCAACAGCAATTTTTGCAGCAAGTTCAACTCCAGTGAACTAAAATCTTACAAACAATTGCAGAGTCAAAACCACTACAAAATATATGTCCAATCCAACTGGTTAATCCAACAAAAGATGACTTTCCAGTAACACGGTGATGTTCCATAAGGTACCAAATATGATGCAGTTGTACAAAAGCATTGTTACAAGGGATAATGTTCATTAAGGTAGATTCACTTCACGCAGCCTCAATTTCATTAGCCATTGGAAGATCCCCCAACAGATTGACCACCAGTAATATTTGTTATTGTACAAGACTTTGTATCTCTTATATGAAAATTGGGAACTTGGACTGGATCAGGTTGACTCATATATGGCATCTGAGGCAATGGAATGTTGGACACTTATGCAAGTTAAGTTCTGGAGTTGGAGCAGACGAAATTATATCTTCAGTAGCTGCCATGTTTTGTCGTTGAGATCTCTgtgcctttcttttcctctgatTTGGAAGCACAATGTTTTCCTACATCAACCAAAAGAGATATTTGTCACTTTAAATAAAGTAAGAGAAAACCAGTGCCACAAGTATAAGAAATACTACAAGAGAGAGTACAGAAGTTCTTTTTGCTCCTTTTCTTGCAATCGTCTTAGCAGGTCCACTACATGTGTTTACCTGCACACAAATTATTAACTAACTTAATATGGATAACATAATGAATATTATAACTAATGAAACTTAGTTTAATTTTACTTACACATTGATTGTCTACCGTTGTATCAGCACCAGTTTGAGATGAGGCTTCATTAAGAGATATTTCAAATAGCTCAGTGCAAGATCCTACTTGTTGGCTTGCACTTTGAGTAGCTTGAGTGCCTTCAATTGCAGCATTTTCAAGTTGCTCCTTCCGAATATTACAAGACCTTTTGTTATGCCCTTTCTCACCACAGTAGTTACACTTAATCACTTGCCCAACTCTATTCATTTTAttccctttctcttttttctgttGTATTTCATCTTCACCCTTTTTCCTCAGTTTTTTGGGCCTTCCTGGTGCTCTTCCATATGTTGGTGGAAGTGGAGGTGTAACATGAGTATGTGTCCAATCATGCTCCCCATTGACAGGCAAAATGCAATTAGCATAGCACTTGAGATAGGCTTCAACACTATAACATTGATCAATAAAGTCCATAGGGTCTTTACGAGCTATCCAGATTGCTGAAATTGCATGGCTGCATGGAATCCCGGTAAGATCCCATTTCCTACAAGTGCACATTCTCTCTTTAATATTAACACAATATGTTTCTCCATAAGGGCAGCCAACCTCATAATCATCATCATTTGATTTAATAGGAAAACATTGAGTAGCCATATCCATGTTTTTCTTTACTCTTTTCATGATTCTTGGgcagaatttcaatttcttccaCTTGCTCTTAGCCATATCTCTGTTTTGCTGCAATCTGGTCATTACGTAGTGCCTCAAAGATTCCATCAGCCCCACAATATGCTCCTTTCTAGCATGTAGAATCTTGCTGTTAAATGACTCACATATGTTGTTTAGCAACATGTCACACTTGGAAAAGGTTCTAAAGTGTGATCTAGTCCACTCAATAGGCTGCTTTGTACCCAACCATTTCGCAACCTCAATGTCAATTTCTGCCAATTCCCTCATCTTTGTACTGAATTTTGCAAGTGTGGTTGCTTTAGCAGCTTTCCATAGTGCACGTCTCAAAGTTGTTCCTTTAAATCCAGCAACTGAAAAATTACTGTGTAGATGTTTAACACAAAATCTATGGTCACAATTTGGAAACACTGCCTCACATGCTTGTATGATGCCTTTTTGTTTGTCACTCATTATAGTCCATTCATAGTCTCTCTCCATTTGAAGATCCTCTCTCAACAATGTTAGAAACCACATCCACGAATCTTTGGTTTCCCCCTCAGTTGCAGCATAAGCAATGGGATAAAATCCATTGTTAGGATCAACTCCCACAGCAGTTAGCAATACCCCTCCTGCTGGACCCTTTAAGAATGTCCCATCCAAGCCAAAAATAGGTCTACAAGCAGCTAGGAATCCCTGTTTAACCCCAGCAAAACACATGTACAATCTTTGAAACTTTTGTTGTCTTGTGACCGCATCACAATACCCATCTACTACTTTCATAATCACAGTAGTTCCAGGGTTACTCCTCTTTATTTCATTGATATAATCAGGCAGTTTCTTATAGTGATCAGTCTCATCCCCTTGCACAATTTTTGTGGCAACTCTTTTTGCTCTATAGCCTTGATACTTGCTTAAAAAGcatttattttccttcattATCTTATTTGTAAAGCTCTTAAGATCTAGCTTCGGATTTTCTCTAATTGTCTCACAGTAATTTTTTGCCACCCAACTTGATCTTACACTTTCATTATGGTAAGAGAACCCACACTTGTGTTGCTTTTGAAAGGTTCTAACTTGCACACTGCCTTCCCCACTCAACTTTCTAGCATAGATGTACCAATCACAACCTTCTCTAGGACACTTGGCCATCACTTTAACTTTGTCATGTTTAACAAACTTAAATGGCCTTTCTCTCTTTATATTCCAGGTTCTGACCGCTTCCTTAAACTCCTTGAAATTGCTAAAATATTGTTTAAGTTTAATTTTAGGATTATGCATGTCCTTGGGATTAAACATTGGTGGTTTCGTACATTGTTCATCACCACTTCCATGTAGACTTTCAAAATCAGATTCAGAATCTGGCGTAGCATCTACATCAGAGTTATCAACATCACTCTCAGAATCACTTCCTATATCCCTCTGAGCTGCAGCAATCATTTTGCCTTTAGCaatcatttttctttcctcttctaCTTGATTCTCAATCCCCAACCATTCTACATTCTGATCTACATTATCTTCATAatcatcatcatcctcttcCTCCATCTCATAGTCCGAGTCCTTACCAGAAAATTCCCCTGAGCTAGCATCTGAATTGCAACCATTGTGTTCTTCAGATTCACCATTTATACCTCCCTCTAAAACATAATCATCATCGTAATCATCCTCCTCATAATCATACCCCATTTGTaacctcaaaatttcagcaaaagAAACCTCAATGTATAAGTCAACATGCCTACCATAATCTAGATAATCTGCACAATAAGCATATAATTCCTTATCATGCCAAAGCCTGCGAAATCCATACTCTTCTACAAGAATATGGTACCTTTTATCGCCGTAGACCCTTGCTTCATTTTCAAGCATTCTATCCATCTCAAACAGACTAATCCCAGTCACTTCTACATAATCAAACACACATATTTCCCCTCCCTCATAATGTGCATCAGGCCCATTTATACATTTTCCCCAAATATAGCATCTCATGGTGATTTTAGTGCTACCATTTCCTATATTTCAAGAAGAATAGTTCAAACAGTTAAACGAGAGCACATATCACTATTATGTATGTAAGAAAATTAAGACATATTGATCAACATTCAAATTAATACTAAGGGTTTAATACTTCAACAAAACCACTTATAAAATGCCGATTGcaatgcaaaaaaaatttgatattttaactACAACTAACAAATATTGAAACATAAAAATGGGATATACAGTAGATTATACTCTGgattaaaactatttttgtaaTTTCTAGGAGAATCCATTGTCCATTTGCTTTAACATTCCCAAAGATTAGTTTTTTCAGATGATAAATGATATTTTGTTACTTCTAATTTCACCCTAAACTCAATATTGCTGTAAAAATTAGATGAGGTCAGTCGTATTTACTTACCATCATTTGGGGGTGGCTCATTATTCAATTCTTCGCTTCTGATTGACATATCGGTTCACAATTGTTTGATGCTCCCCAGAATCTGCCAAGTTTTTTCGAATTTTTGGAGCCAACTTGAATTTTTGTTGAAGTTCGGTTCTTGGGTTTTCTATTTGAGAGCGAAGCAAGAGGAACGAAACAGATACTATGTGATgttgtcttcttcttttattttttaattgactCATGATGTTATTTAGTCCTTGGGTCCTTGGGTTTTTTGTTTATTACGTTATTAGtccttaaatttaatatttagtattagaatggcatttgacatttttttggcCCTTTTTTATACAATTGTGGCCGGACATGTGACTGTCACATGACTTTTTTTGGTagcaatttgagaaaaaatcatcaaaggtacttaatgtgctcaaaatttgaaagatCGGGTACCACATTTGCTTTCGTCCAAAATTTGGGGACTAAAACCGCTCCTGCATCATAGTTTAggtaccaaaactgcatttttctcgATTTTTTTTCTAGTTCTTTCACTTTGACCTTCAACTTTGCGATTCtcctttcttgtcttcttaCTTCTTCTTCATACGCATCTCTTTGCTGTTCAGCTACATTAATTCTTTTCAGAAGCCCAGGTATGATCTCCGTTGACCAGCTGCACATCTCCTTGTCAATCCATTGCCAAAATCTGCAGCCACCATCCGCGCACACCGCAAATCTCCGCCCAGGATTTCTTGAGGTCCACGAAGTTATCACCCTCGACATtttctcacacctgcacaatgGGAAAGTCGGATTGTTGGTTTCTCGCATGCTTCTAGTTCAACAACTTCTTTGGCTGCAATggagtttttctttgttcaagttCGGGAAGAAGTCCCATTTTATCGAGTGGAACACAGCTCAttatggacaaaaatgcccttcgtATTCGGCATACATCTCACGTGGTCGTAGATTCCGTTGGTATTAACTGCTGAATTTGACAGAAGGTCTAACATTTTATACTTTGGATAGATCGGGAGCCAAAagtttacttttaattgtttgggAGGCAAAAGTTCATCCGAGTAATAGTTTGAGGGCCACTAAGACTTTTTGCCCTGTAAAGAATTCAACCC
This portion of the Coffea arabica cultivar ET-39 chromosome 2e, Coffea Arabica ET-39 HiFi, whole genome shotgun sequence genome encodes:
- the LOC140036790 gene encoding uncharacterized protein; this encodes MSIRSEELNNEPPPNDGNGSTKITMRCYIWGKCINGPDAHYEGGEICVFDYVEVTGISLFEMDRMLENEARVYGDKRYHILVEEYGFRRLWHDKELYAYCADYLDYGRHVDLYIEVSFAEILRLQMGYDYEEDDYDDDYVLEGGINGESEEHNGCNSDASSGEFSGKDSDYEMEEEDDDDYEDNVDQNVEWLGIENQVEEERKMIAKGKMIAAAQRDIGSDSESDVDNSDVDATPDSESDFESLHGSGDEQCTKPPMFNPKDMHNPKIKLKQYFSNFKEFKEAVRTWNIKRERPFKFVKHDKVKVMAKCPREGCDWYIYARKLSGEGSVQVRTFQKQHKCGFSYHNESVRSSWVAKNYCETIRENPKLDLKSFTNKIMKENKCFLSKYQGYRAKRVATKIVQGDETDHYKKLPDYINEIKRSNPGTTVIMKVVDGYCDAVTRQQKFQRLYMCFAGVKQGFLAACRPIFGLDGTFLKGPAGGVLLTAVGVDPNNGFYPIAYAATEGETKDSWMWFLTLLREDLQMERDYEWTIMSDKQKGIIQACEAVFPNCDHRFCVKHLHSNFSVAGFKGTTLRRALWKAAKATTLAKFSTKMRELAEIDIEVAKWLGTKQPIEWTRSHFRTFSKCDMLLNNICESFNSKILHARKEHIVGLMESLRHYVMTRLQQNRDMAKSKWKKLKFCPRIMKRVKKNMDMATQCFPIKSNDDDYEVGCPYGETYCVNIKERMCTCRKWDLTGIPCSHAISAIWIARKDPMDFIDQCYSVEAYLKCYANCILPVNGEHDWTHTHVTPPLPPTYGRAPGRPKKLRKKGEDEIQQKKEKGNKMNRVGQVIKCNYCGEKGHNKRSCNIRKEQLENAAIEGTQATQSASQQVGSCTELFEISLNEASSQTGADTTVDNQCVNTCSGPAKTIARKGAKRTSENIVLPNQRKRKAQRSQRQNMAATEDIISSAPTPELNLHKCPTFHCLRCHI